From the Mesorhizobium sp. L-2-11 genome, the window GATGGGTCCGAGGCGGTACTCTAACTTGGGACGCGATGTCGGATGAACGTGAACTCTGATGCGGCCGAAGGGCATTTACATTGAGTCCTTCGGCGAGGACGAACCCATCGTCGTTCTTGTCGGCAAGCTCATGCCAATCGCGGCCATGGCGCAGGTCACTGGTCCCCTCTCGCGGCGGCGCCAGATCATCGCGATCGACCTTGAAGGCCACGGCCATAGAGCTCTGCAGACACGCCCATGAGCCGCGAAAGGAACGGCGATGATGTTGCCGCGGTCCTGCGCCACCTCGGGATAGCCCAAGCCGCCGTAGGGGTCTAGCCGACCACCTGCACAACCGTAATATTTTCGTTGTTTCCGTCGATTATAGGTTCCGCATCACTTCTGATTCGGTGGGGCAGATGGCGGATTCAGCACAAGAGCCAAATCTTTCGTTCGAGCAGCAAATGGCGGTGGAGCGGCCCGACGCCGGCCCCGTGCCCAAGAGCGCTGCGGACTGGGGCATCAAGGATCTGGCCATCCTGCCTGGTGATGTCCAGAAGACCCGACGCCTTCGCAGCCCGAAGTTCGAAGGTCTGCCGGCCGACGCCAGCACCATGTTCGAGGAGCTGTCCGTCACCCTGGAACAGGTTGTCGGCTCCAACGATCTGCGCCCGGCCTGGTGGCTGGAGGAGGGGGCAGCTCGCTCGCGCGCCGTCTGCAAGATCGACGCGTCTGGTGTCGATTACAAAGGGCGCTCCGGCACCTGGAGCGGGTCCGGCTTTCTGGTCGCGCCGGGTATACTGTGCACCAACCATCACGTCCTCAACAGCAAAGAGGTCGCCGCCCGCAGTCGCGCGCTGTTCGATTTCGCCGCCCTTCCCGACGGGAGTGTGCGACAGGTCTCAACTTTCCGCCTGCGTCCCGATCTCCTTTTCTGGACTAGCCCGGTCGTCGCCACTGGCGGCAAGGGCGGTCTCGATGTCACGTTTGTCGCCGTCGAAGGCCAACCCGGCTCGACCTTCGGCAGCATTCCGCTTCTGCGGCAGGCCTTTGTGGTAGCTGACGAAGACAAGCTGAATGTCATCCAGCACCCAAATGGACGCCTCAAGGAAGTCGCGATCCGCAACAACACGGTGGTGTTCCAAAACACCCAGGTCATCCAATACGAGTCCGACACCGAGGCGGGCAGTTCGGGCGCGCCGGTGATGAATGACGGTTGGGAGCTCGTGGCGCTTCACCATGCGGCGAAAGACAAGTCGAACGAAGGCATCAAGTTCTCCGCGATCGCCGCTGCTCTGGAGCTGGAGGCACAAACCGGCAACGCAGATGCGGCGCGGCTTCTCGCACTTTTCGCGGGCACGGATGAACTGGCCGGGTTCTTCGGCACCCTCGGTCGCGCGGTTGTCCAGAACGACAGCGGTATGGAGCGGGTCGTCGACGCCTACAACGGCGAGGATCAGGATCTCGATATCGGCTTCTGGAACATCGAATGGTTCAACAAACGCTGGCAGGACAAGCTCGATTCCGTCGCGCGTATCATTGTTGAAATGAACCTCGACGTCTGGGTGTTCGTGGAATCGAGCCTCGAAGCAACCGAGGCTTTGGCCCGGCATTTGGAAACCAGCTATCAGACCAAGTCCTGGGGTGTGCTCGCCAGCCAGGACGCCGCTTCGGAGCGACAGATCACGACGGTAATGTGGAACAAGAGCTCGGTCGGGGTGGCGGCGAAAACCTGGCCTGAGAAAGTCGAGCGCTGGTTCCAGGTCGACAGCCGTCAATTCGATGATCTCGGCCTCGAAGCGGTCCACGGCAAGGTGTTCGACCGCTATCCGGCGCTGTACGAGGTGACGGCCAAGATTCACGGCACGGATTCGACGTTTAACCTCGTCCCCATCCATCTGAAGGCCAAGGACGAGGGCAGCCTGCGCCGGCAGATGGCGGCGCGCCTGCTCGCCGAAGCGGTCGCAGAGCTCGCCCAAGACCCCGGCTTCGACAACGACTGGATCATCGGCGGCGACGCCAATGCGACCCTGGCATCCGGAGACCTCGACGCGCTGACCTCCGTCGGCCTGACCGCGCTCACCGCGCAAGATGCTTCGGACAAGCAGATCACCTACGTCAAGGCGCCCTTCAAGTCGCTGATCGACCATGTCTTCATCTCGCCCAATCTCGTGCCGGATGGCCGCGATTTAATGATTGTCGCGCTCGACCGAACCATCGACCGATTCCTGGAAGTATCAGATCACCGCCCGATCCTCTTGCGTCTGGCCGCCACAGCGTCAGCGGATGCCGCGCCGTCTGTCGGTCAGCCATTGACCGAAGACGAGGTGCGGCGCCTGTCGCGCGGTCTGCGCCGGCGCAACGAGCCGGTGACCGGGGCTCCGACACTGGCGGAAGCTCGGGCACGGCTTGCCGACAGGAGCACCTACTATGACGCCGCCGCCGACGCGGTCGTCCGCGAGGCCTATTGGACCGGGATTTCGGCGGGTACGGCGGGCTTCACCCAAACAGTGGCCGGGACTCTGAAGCAAACCCACACCACGCCCTTAAACTACGAGCCTTCAAAGCACGTCTATCCGTGGGTCGACGTCCGTCCGAATGCGATGGTACAGAGCATCTATTCCGGCTTCGAAGCCACACCCGAATACTTCATCCAAGCCGACGCCGAAGTGGAGCGGCTGCGGACCGAGGCGCGCGAGGCGCTTCTGGAGCGCGGCGTGCTGGAATCCACGGAAATGGAAGCAATGCTGGAAGCGCAGTTCCAGTACAATTGCGAGCATGTCGTGCCGCAAAGCTGGTTCAGCAAGAAGGAGCCGATGCGAGGCGACCTTCACCATCTCTTCTCGTGCGAGCCGCGCTGCAACAGCTTCCGCTCGAACTACCCGCTGGTCCAGCACGAGTTCGAAAGAACGATGCAGGATTGCGGGCGGGTCGAAGACGACGCCTTCGAGCCCAAAGGTGGGAAGGGCGCAGTTGCGCGGGCGACGCTCTATTTCATGCTCCGATATGCCGGCTATGTCGGCAGGCGCTATGCCGGCCAGCGGCTGAAAACGCTTTTGGCTTGGCATGAACAATTTGCCCCCGACGAGTGGGAAAAACATCGAAATGCGGCGATCTACGTCCTTCAAGGCAATCGGAATCCGTTGATCGATTTCCCCGAGTGGGCCCTGCGCCTGCAGTTCGAAGGCTGACGAAATCGATCATGTCGGAGAGCAAGCGCGCTTGGGAAACGGCTGGGACAAGTGTCAACTGCCAAGTGACCGCGGTGCTCCTGACGTCAGGCGCGCCTATGTAGGCGAGCCGTCGATTACGCCCGAACACCTTCGCTGTGCGTGCAATCAGGGAACTGATTGCATCCGTGAAACACCGTCCCGTTCCTGTTGCGCTTCCCGACCATCTGGCCCACCAGACAAACGGGGCATTGACGCAAGACAGCGCCTTCGATCGTCTCGTAGCGCACCTCATCCCCGGCTATCTCGCAAAGTTCCCGGATATAGCGGGACGGCTGGCGGCTGTTGGTGATGAGATATACGCCCCGGCTGGCGCGCGTGAGCGCGACGTAGAACAGGCGTCGTTCTTCAGCATAGGCGAAGGTTTCAGGCTGGGGAATGACCAGGTTGAGCAGTTCATCGTCCTCGATGCGGCTCGGCACGCCATAATCGCCTTCACTCACATCAAGCAGAACCGTGTAGTCCGCCTCAAGCCCTTTGGCCCGGTGAAAGGACTGGCCCAAAACCTCGATATTGGCGAAGGAGGGTGGGATCCCGCCGAACGGATCGAGCAGATTGTACCGCCATAGAACCAGCACTTTGAGTTTGGCGTCTGGTTCGCTGCGCCACTGCTCGGCGATGCTCCCCAGGGCGATGTCGAGCCGTTCGAGAAGACGATGGCAAGCCTGGGCGAATTCGGGCCTGCCGCGTTCGTCATCAATGGGAATGACCCGAATTGACCGCGGAATGGCAGGCCGTGTCGAACGAACCGATTTCGTGATCTGTTCGGGATTACGCTGGACGAATGTCGCGGCCGTCTCGGCAATGAGCTGATTGCAGCGATAGGTCTGTTCCAGGCGTCCCTGCCAGCTTGCCCCGAAATTGGCCTCGAACTGCGTGAAGATCGTGATGTCCGATCCGGCAAAGCGATAGATCGACTGCCAGTCGTCTCCGACTGCGAACACTTTGCTGAACGCCTTCTGCTGCTTGAGCGCCTTGATGAGGTTGGCGCGCGGCTCGGAAATGTCCTGAAACTCGTCGACGAGGATCAGGGAATAGGGACTCTGATATTGCCCGGTCTCGACCAGCCGGACCGCGTCGGCGATCATTGAATCGAAGTCGATCCGCCGGGATTCTTCGAGTTTTTGCGAATAGCCCTTCGTGATCATCCACACGACGCGCGCATAGAGCTTCGCGCGCTGCTTGTCGTGCAGGGTCTTGGCGCGCTCGAGCAGCATATCGAGCGTCAGATGGCTGGCGCGAATATGCTTGATGCAGGTGGATATGAGCTTGTGATAGTGCTTGATGACCACAGGCTCGATCGCCTCGGTGATTTCGGCATAGCTCTTGCGCTCGAAAGGAACCGCGCGCCGCGCCAGTTCTGCCTCAAGTGTGCTGAGCAGGGTCTCGTCGCTGGCCTGGGCTGAAGTCGTCTCGAAGAAATCGATCTCTTTGCGGCGATAGGCCTGACGTTTGCTCTCGGCGTGCTGGACATAATCCGTAAAGGGTGAGGTCCCATCGGCGTTGAGCGCGAAATGCTCATGTACCGTGTCGGTCAGCGGATAGTAGAAGTCGGGATGCAGATGGCGGACCGTCCCGTCATCGTCCTCGACCGCAATCTGCCGTTCATAATCGAATGCGACGGAATGCAGCCAGAGCCAGTTGACGACCTTCTGCTCCTGCAGCGATTTGACGATTACGCCGGCAAGCGAGCCAATTGTGGCCTCGCCCTTCCTGAGACGGTCCGACACATAGCGACGGTAGTCAGCCTCCGTGTCGAAGACCTCGTCCGGGATGTCCGCTTTGGGATGCACCACGAGCAGGTCGCACCACAATCGCGCGAATTCCGGATCGGTCTCGACAAGGCTCTGGATGATCTCTTCGATGACCCTGGCTTCGCCGGCGGGATGATCCACCCAGTTGGCAAGCTGGGGCGGGCGCCCCTCGACGTCCTCGATGATGCCGCGTCCAAGCGCATGAAACGTCGTGACGCGGCATTTCAGCGCGCTTTCCTCGACCTGTAGCTGTCGTGCGATCCTGGTCCTGAGTTCATCGGCTGCGCTCTTATTGAAGGCCAGAAGCAGGATATCATCGGGCCGGTAGAGCTGCTTTTCCAGGACATAGGCCACCTTGCCGACCATGGTCGCGGATTTGCCCGACCCGGCCGAGGCGACGAGCAGATTGTTATCCTCCAGACGGATACAGGCTTCGCGTTGCTGATCGGAAAAGGAGCGCCCGTCGAGATCGTCGAAAAATGGCTGGAATTTGCGCAACTCCGCGGCAACGAACGCTTCATTATAGGCGTGGCGAACGCCCGGATCGGTCAGCATGGCGAACGAAGCCGGCAGGGAGGCCTTGAGCCCGGCCGGCATCAATTGTGGATCCAGAAGCGGGTGAGAAAGTGCGGCAGCGGCGCTGCCGGGCACGCTGGCGATGGCCCGGCCGAGATCGGCCTGCGCGAGATACTGTCTGCTGCCTTCGGTGATCTCCCGAAGCCTGGCATCCACATCGAGCAAATGATCCGTCTCTGTGCCGATGAGGTCGAAGAGATGGGTGTTGATGAACGCATGAAGGTCTGCGGCCAGTTGCTCGGACGCGTCCCCCGACAGACCCGACAGATTGTCCGTTCTGCCGCGTGCGCGGATTTCGACGGTATGCCACAGCAGCGCCTTGCTGGTCGAAATCGACACGATATCGAGGCAGCTGAGATCAACATCGCCACCCTGGCTCAGCCGAATGTGCCCCGACAGCCTGGGGTCCAGGGTCAGCTTCCATTTTCCGGAAGGAAA encodes:
- a CDS encoding alpha/beta fold hydrolase translates to MRPKGIYIESFGEDEPIVVLVGKLMPIAAMAQVTGPLSRRRQIIAIDLEGHGHRALQTRP
- a CDS encoding endonuclease codes for the protein MADSAQEPNLSFEQQMAVERPDAGPVPKSAADWGIKDLAILPGDVQKTRRLRSPKFEGLPADASTMFEELSVTLEQVVGSNDLRPAWWLEEGAARSRAVCKIDASGVDYKGRSGTWSGSGFLVAPGILCTNHHVLNSKEVAARSRALFDFAALPDGSVRQVSTFRLRPDLLFWTSPVVATGGKGGLDVTFVAVEGQPGSTFGSIPLLRQAFVVADEDKLNVIQHPNGRLKEVAIRNNTVVFQNTQVIQYESDTEAGSSGAPVMNDGWELVALHHAAKDKSNEGIKFSAIAAALELEAQTGNADAARLLALFAGTDELAGFFGTLGRAVVQNDSGMERVVDAYNGEDQDLDIGFWNIEWFNKRWQDKLDSVARIIVEMNLDVWVFVESSLEATEALARHLETSYQTKSWGVLASQDAASERQITTVMWNKSSVGVAAKTWPEKVERWFQVDSRQFDDLGLEAVHGKVFDRYPALYEVTAKIHGTDSTFNLVPIHLKAKDEGSLRRQMAARLLAEAVAELAQDPGFDNDWIIGGDANATLASGDLDALTSVGLTALTAQDASDKQITYVKAPFKSLIDHVFISPNLVPDGRDLMIVALDRTIDRFLEVSDHRPILLRLAATASADAAPSVGQPLTEDEVRRLSRGLRRRNEPVTGAPTLAEARARLADRSTYYDAAADAVVREAYWTGISAGTAGFTQTVAGTLKQTHTTPLNYEPSKHVYPWVDVRPNAMVQSIYSGFEATPEYFIQADAEVERLRTEAREALLERGVLESTEMEAMLEAQFQYNCEHVVPQSWFSKKEPMRGDLHHLFSCEPRCNSFRSNYPLVQHEFERTMQDCGRVEDDAFEPKGGKGAVARATLYFMLRYAGYVGRRYAGQRLKTLLAWHEQFAPDEWEKHRNAAIYVLQGNRNPLIDFPEWALRLQFEG
- a CDS encoding UvrD-helicase domain-containing protein, producing the protein MFPSGKWKLTLDPRLSGHIRLSQGGDVDLSCLDIVSISTSKALLWHTVEIRARGRTDNLSGLSGDASEQLAADLHAFINTHLFDLIGTETDHLLDVDARLREITEGSRQYLAQADLGRAIASVPGSAAAALSHPLLDPQLMPAGLKASLPASFAMLTDPGVRHAYNEAFVAAELRKFQPFFDDLDGRSFSDQQREACIRLEDNNLLVASAGSGKSATMVGKVAYVLEKQLYRPDDILLLAFNKSAADELRTRIARQLQVEESALKCRVTTFHALGRGIIEDVEGRPPQLANWVDHPAGEARVIEEIIQSLVETDPEFARLWCDLLVVHPKADIPDEVFDTEADYRRYVSDRLRKGEATIGSLAGVIVKSLQEQKVVNWLWLHSVAFDYERQIAVEDDDGTVRHLHPDFYYPLTDTVHEHFALNADGTSPFTDYVQHAESKRQAYRRKEIDFFETTSAQASDETLLSTLEAELARRAVPFERKSYAEITEAIEPVVIKHYHKLISTCIKHIRASHLTLDMLLERAKTLHDKQRAKLYARVVWMITKGYSQKLEESRRIDFDSMIADAVRLVETGQYQSPYSLILVDEFQDISEPRANLIKALKQQKAFSKVFAVGDDWQSIYRFAGSDITIFTQFEANFGASWQGRLEQTYRCNQLIAETAATFVQRNPEQITKSVRSTRPAIPRSIRVIPIDDERGRPEFAQACHRLLERLDIALGSIAEQWRSEPDAKLKVLVLWRYNLLDPFGGIPPSFANIEVLGQSFHRAKGLEADYTVLLDVSEGDYGVPSRIEDDELLNLVIPQPETFAYAEERRLFYVALTRASRGVYLITNSRQPSRYIRELCEIAGDEVRYETIEGAVLRQCPVCLVGQMVGKRNRNGTVFHGCNQFPDCTHSEGVRA